From the Streptomyces nigrescens genome, one window contains:
- a CDS encoding GNAT family N-acetyltransferase yields the protein MTAPEAITIEPLDGPAAARAEPAFRLVYAEVFAEEPYEETPESVAATFRRFRSQVRKSTFRAALARTAGGEPVGIAYGHPLSAAADWWDRLVTPVPAELRREDGQRTFGLMEFAVRKRWRQLGVGRRLHEALLAGANEERVLLNALPAAEAAHAAYRSWGYRKVGEARPWEGAALHDVMALQLG from the coding sequence ATGACAGCGCCAGAGGCAATCACTATTGAGCCCTTGGACGGCCCGGCCGCCGCGCGGGCCGAGCCCGCGTTCAGGCTTGTCTACGCCGAGGTGTTCGCGGAGGAACCGTATGAGGAAACCCCGGAATCGGTAGCGGCGACCTTCCGCCGTTTCCGCTCCCAGGTCCGCAAATCCACCTTTCGTGCTGCGCTGGCCCGTACCGCCGGCGGTGAGCCGGTGGGCATCGCGTACGGCCATCCGCTCAGTGCCGCGGCGGATTGGTGGGACCGCCTGGTCACCCCCGTCCCGGCCGAACTCAGGCGAGAAGACGGGCAACGCACGTTCGGCCTCATGGAGTTCGCGGTACGAAAGCGCTGGCGTCAACTCGGGGTCGGCCGGCGACTGCACGAGGCGCTCCTCGCGGGGGCCAACGAAGAGCGCGTGCTGCTCAATGCACTACCGGCCGCCGAGGCGGCTCACGCGGCTTACCGGTCCTGGGGTTACCGCAAGGTGGGTGAGGCCCGCCCCTGGGAGGGCGCGGCTCTCCATGACGTGATGGCTCTCCAGCTCGGCTGA
- a CDS encoding ABC transporter permease, which yields MSTSTKNPAVDAIAKSATRDKVILAIAAPVLAIVAAIVISSLVFLASGENPFRAYGIMADYGHYSDSQVWIINKAVPYYLSALAVAIGFRMNLFNIGVDGQYRLAAFAAAAVGGAIALPGAIQIILLIVIAMLVGAIWSGIAGLLKTTRGVSEVITTIMLNAIAASIIGYFLQDGRLAIKDGNLLHTKFLPESSHFFSFPTHPKPVYGFVVIAILAGALYWFGINRTRFGFDLRAVGASEPAAEASGVSVKRMVISSMLLSGAAAGLVGMPTLLGESFQYGTDFPAGIGFTGIAIALLGRNHPIGMAFGALLWAFLDRTGSRLEFEGYAQEIVGVIQGVIVLCVVIAYEIVRRYGLNLQQRKVGEELAVLSRTTNSDKSDKPEVSA from the coding sequence GTGAGCACCTCCACCAAGAACCCCGCCGTGGACGCCATCGCCAAGAGCGCCACCCGCGACAAGGTGATCCTGGCGATCGCCGCCCCCGTCCTGGCCATCGTCGCCGCGATAGTGATCTCGTCCCTGGTCTTCCTGGCGTCGGGGGAGAACCCCTTCCGCGCCTACGGGATCATGGCCGATTACGGTCACTACAGCGACAGCCAGGTCTGGATCATCAACAAGGCGGTGCCGTACTACCTTTCGGCGCTGGCGGTCGCCATCGGCTTCCGCATGAACCTCTTCAACATCGGTGTCGACGGCCAGTACCGCCTCGCGGCGTTCGCGGCCGCGGCGGTCGGCGGCGCCATCGCGCTGCCCGGCGCGATCCAGATCATCCTGCTCATCGTCATCGCGATGCTGGTCGGCGCGATCTGGTCCGGCATCGCCGGTCTCCTCAAGACCACCCGCGGCGTCAGCGAAGTGATCACCACGATCATGCTGAACGCCATCGCCGCCTCGATCATCGGCTACTTCCTGCAGGACGGCCGCCTCGCCATCAAGGACGGCAACCTCCTCCACACCAAGTTCCTGCCGGAATCCAGCCACTTCTTCTCCTTCCCGACCCACCCCAAGCCCGTCTACGGCTTCGTGGTGATCGCGATCCTGGCCGGTGCGCTGTACTGGTTCGGGATCAACCGCACCCGCTTCGGCTTCGACCTGCGCGCCGTGGGCGCCTCCGAGCCGGCCGCCGAGGCCAGCGGCGTCAGCGTCAAGCGCATGGTCATCAGCAGCATGCTGCTGTCCGGCGCCGCGGCCGGTCTGGTCGGTATGCCGACCCTGCTCGGCGAGTCCTTCCAGTACGGCACGGACTTCCCGGCCGGTATCGGCTTCACCGGTATCGCCATCGCGCTGCTCGGCCGCAACCACCCCATCGGCATGGCCTTCGGCGCCCTGCTGTGGGCCTTCCTCGACCGCACCGGCTCCCGGCTGGAGTTCGAGGGGTACGCCCAGGAAATCGTCGGCGTCATCCAGGGCGTCATCGTCCTGTGCGTGGTCATCGCCTACGAGATCGTGCGCCGCTACGGGCTGAACCTGCAGCAGCGCAAGGTCGGCGAGGAGCTGGCCGTCCTGTCCCGCACGACGAACTCTGACAAGAGCGACAAGCCGGAGGTGTCGGCGTGA
- a CDS encoding ABC transporter permease → MSTDLKTATKLAVPGKGGRRKLTYPWILLIIAIGLVAVSALRAITGTADLTSTGQFGAALSAAVPIGLAGLGGLWSERAGVVNIGLEGMMMLGSFAAGWVGWQHGPWAAAAAGIIGGALGGLIHAIATVTFGVDHIVSGVAVNILALGATQYLATLWFGQEGSAAMAAGGNDKQSPPMPDMPTFTVPGLSDALNTLEGHHWFLVSDVAGILGAAVTNVSWLTLLTIALFVGTFYVLWRSSFGLRLRSCGEAPISAESLGVNVYSYKYAAVLVSGALAGLGGAFLSIGVHFYQDGQTGGRGYIGLATMIFGNWRPGGVAMGAGLFGFMDAMQLRSGGPTVHALLLGLAALLAVLALFRLRAAKRTQAVVAGIAAAVLVIWYALADTVPLELVEASPYIATLLVLALFSQRLRPPKANGKPYRRGQGT, encoded by the coding sequence GTGAGTACGGACCTCAAGACCGCGACGAAGCTCGCGGTCCCCGGGAAGGGGGGCCGGCGCAAGCTGACCTACCCCTGGATCCTGCTGATCATCGCCATCGGCCTGGTCGCCGTCTCCGCCCTCCGGGCCATCACCGGCACCGCGGACCTCACCTCCACCGGCCAGTTCGGCGCCGCACTGAGCGCCGCCGTACCGATCGGCCTGGCGGGCCTGGGCGGACTGTGGTCCGAGCGGGCGGGCGTGGTCAACATCGGCCTCGAAGGCATGATGATGCTCGGCTCGTTCGCGGCCGGCTGGGTCGGCTGGCAGCACGGCCCCTGGGCGGCCGCCGCGGCCGGCATCATCGGCGGCGCGCTCGGCGGTCTGATCCACGCCATCGCCACCGTGACCTTCGGCGTCGACCACATCGTCTCCGGTGTCGCGGTCAACATCCTGGCGCTCGGGGCCACCCAGTACCTGGCCACGCTGTGGTTCGGCCAGGAAGGCAGCGCGGCCATGGCGGCCGGCGGCAACGACAAGCAGTCCCCGCCGATGCCCGACATGCCGACGTTCACCGTCCCCGGCCTCTCGGACGCGCTGAACACCCTGGAGGGCCACCACTGGTTCCTGGTCTCCGACGTCGCCGGCATCCTCGGCGCGGCGGTCACCAACGTCTCCTGGCTGACGCTGCTCACCATCGCTCTGTTCGTCGGCACCTTCTACGTACTCTGGCGCTCCTCGTTCGGCCTGCGGCTGCGCTCCTGCGGCGAGGCCCCGATCTCGGCCGAGAGCCTGGGCGTCAACGTCTACTCGTACAAGTACGCGGCGGTGCTGGTCTCCGGCGCGCTGGCCGGCCTCGGCGGTGCCTTCCTCTCCATCGGGGTGCACTTCTACCAGGACGGCCAGACCGGCGGCCGCGGCTACATCGGTCTCGCCACGATGATCTTCGGCAACTGGCGGCCGGGCGGCGTCGCGATGGGCGCGGGCCTGTTCGGCTTCATGGACGCCATGCAGCTGCGCAGCGGCGGCCCGACCGTCCATGCGCTGCTCCTGGGCCTGGCCGCGCTCCTCGCGGTGCTCGCCCTGTTCCGGCTGCGCGCCGCCAAGCGCACCCAGGCCGTGGTCGCCGGCATAGCCGCCGCCGTCCTGGTCATCTGGTACGCACTGGCCGACACCGTTCCGCTCGAACTGGTCGAGGCGAGCCCCTACATCGCCACCCTGCTGGTACTCGCCCTCTTCTCCCAGCGGCTGCGGCCGCCGAAGGCGAACGGCAAGCCCTACCGCCGAGGACAAGGCACATGA
- a CDS encoding cytidine deaminase, whose translation MTPPVPVDWTALRAQARDAMSRAYAPYSGYPVGAAALVDDGRTIAACNVENASYGLSLCAECGLISALFADRPDNAAPAPRLTAFTCVDGTGALLVPCGRCRQLLYEHGGPELLVDTAGGIRPLAELLPDAFGPGHLRG comes from the coding sequence ATGACACCACCGGTGCCGGTCGACTGGACCGCACTGCGCGCGCAGGCCCGGGACGCCATGTCCCGGGCCTACGCCCCGTATTCCGGCTACCCCGTAGGCGCCGCCGCCCTAGTGGACGACGGCCGCACCATCGCCGCCTGCAACGTCGAGAACGCCTCCTACGGCCTCTCCCTCTGCGCCGAATGCGGCCTGATCTCCGCCCTGTTCGCCGACCGCCCCGACAACGCCGCCCCCGCCCCCCGCCTGACCGCCTTCACCTGCGTCGACGGCACGGGCGCCCTCCTCGTCCCCTGCGGCCGCTGCCGCCAGCTGCTGTACGAGCACGGGGGGCCTGAGCTTTTGGTCGACACGGCGGGCGGCATCCGCCCGCTGGCGGAGCTGCTGCCGGATGCGTTCGGGCCGGGGCACTTGAGGGGGTGA